The sequence CTATGGATACCATACAACTTTCCTATAAAAATTGTTGAAAGGTCATAAATAACTAAACGGCAAAATACATGAAAAATGACTTGTATTCCCCACATTTTCATCATATTCATATCCACTACATTATGGTCCACTGCTCCTCAATCCTCAGCCCTTCAATTTCCAATCAACGTCTGGCCGAAGCCGACCTCCATCAAGTGGCCCCACCCACAAGCAATCCGCCTCTCCCCCAAATTCACCATCTCCAGCCCCCGCCACCGTTACCTCATCCGCGCCGCCCGCCGCTACCGCCGCCTCGTCCTCTCCGAGCACCACCGCCCCCTCGTCCCGCCACTCCTCAACCTCACGTCTTCTCCGCCGCTTCAAACCCTCGCCATCACCGTCTCCGATGTCGCCGCCCCTCTCTCCCACGGCGTCGACGAGTCCTACACCCTCGAGATCCCGTCCACGGGCGCCGCCGCGGAGCTGGCCGCCGTGACCGCGTGGGGCGCGATGCGCGGGATGGAGACGTTCTCGCAGCTGGTGTACTCGAACCCGCCGGCGGCGGCGTGCGGCCTCCGCATCTCGGACGCGCCGCTGTTTGCGCACCGCGGCGTGCTGCTGGACACGTCGCGGAATTACTACAAAGCGGCGGATCTGGTGCGGCTGGTGAGAGCGATGAGCATGAACAAATTGAATGTTTTCCATTGGCACATAACTGATTCGCATTCTTTCCCACTGGTGGTGCCGTCGGAGGCGGAGCTGGCGGAGAGAGGGGCGTACGGCGAGGAGATGAAGTACACGGCGGCGGACGTGAAGAAGATCGTTGAGCACGGGATGGAGCATGGCGTTAGAGTCGTGCCGGAGATCGACATGCCTGGTTAGTACACTAGGTTTTCTTTTGGATGGTTCAACTTTGCTACTTGAGTTAGACTTGATTGGCAACTTTGAGAGGATACTTAAATGCGTTTGGGCAGCAGAACAAGAAATGGTAATGTTAGGACAAGATCATTTACTAATCGACATATTGCTAACTTTCAATCAATGTTAACAACAATGAAGAGACGATCCTTTTGGATCATTTAGTTCAACTCACACTTGATCAAGTTCAACTTTGCAATCTTACACGCGTATGCTCACTTCATATGTTGTCTTTTCCTTccctttttcttattttcttaagAACCACAATCAGCATATTCTATCAGCAAATTACCAAAACCTTGTCATCCAACATTTGGCACTTGTTTGTACAGACAACCTTCCCAATTAATTTATTGTTCCGTTTGCATTGCAGCACATACAGGATCGTGGGGCGAAGCGTACCCTGAGATCATGAGCTGCGCGAATGAGTTCTGGTGGCCCGCAGAAGCCGACTGGGCTGATCGACTGGCGTCTGAGCCCGCCACCGGACAGCTCAATCCATTAAATCCTAAGACGTATCAAGTTGTCAAGAATGTGATCTCCGATGTCGTTGCCATGTTCCCCGACCAGTTCTACCACGCCGGAGCTGATGAGGTCGCTCCAAACTGCTGGAAAACCGATCCTCACATTCAAGACTTGCTGTCCAACAACCAAACAACCCTCAGCCATGTTCTTGAAATATTCGTGAATTCCACTCTGCCATACATCCTGTCCAAGAATCGGACGGTGGTCTACTGGGAGGACGTGCTGTTGGACGATACTGTGAGAGTGTCGCCTTCCTCGCTTCCTCCTCAGCACGTCGTCTTGCAGTCTTGGAACAACGGGCCCAACAACACCAAGAGGATTGTTAGCGCAGGCTACCGCGCCATTGTTTCGTCTGCGGACTACTATTACTTGGACTGCGGGCATGGAGGTTTTCTTGGAAACGACAGTGAGTATGATAAGCCGCCCGGGGCTGATCAGGGCAGCGGGGGATCGTGGTGTGCGCCGTTCAAAACGTGGCAAACTATTTATAACTATGATATAACGTATGGCCTGAAGGAAGCGGAGGCGAAGATGGTGTTGGGAGGAGAAGTGGCGCTGTGGTCGGAGCAGGCGGATTCGACTGTGATGGATAGCCGGATTTGGCCTCGAGCTTCGGCTATGGCGGAAGCGCTGTGGTCGGGGAATCGGGATGAAATGGGGAAGAAGAGAAGTGGGGAGGCTGTGGATAGGTTGAGTGAATGGAGATATAGAATGGTGGGACGTGGCATTGGTGCTGAGCCTATTCAGCCACTCTGGTGTATCAAGAATCCTGGCATGTGTAATACGGTTCATGACACTTAGCTTGTTTTTGGTCAAATGTAACACTTGAATTTGCTCACATGTATTGACCAACTGAAATTCCAGATGTAATATGCTTCACACACTTTAGCAAACTTGTTTTTGGTTAACTGTAAGACTCGAATTTGTTAAGTAATCGACGCGAAAAGATAAAAGAAACAccaaatttacgtggttcgggtaAACCCTACTCCACGGGACAAGAAACGAGAACTTCTTTT comes from Salvia miltiorrhiza cultivar Shanhuang (shh) chromosome 3, IMPLAD_Smil_shh, whole genome shotgun sequence and encodes:
- the LOC131015915 gene encoding beta-hexosaminidase 2-like, which translates into the protein MTCIPHIFIIFISTTLWSTAPQSSALQFPINVWPKPTSIKWPHPQAIRLSPKFTISSPRHRYLIRAARRYRRLVLSEHHRPLVPPLLNLTSSPPLQTLAITVSDVAAPLSHGVDESYTLEIPSTGAAAELAAVTAWGAMRGMETFSQLVYSNPPAAACGLRISDAPLFAHRGVLLDTSRNYYKAADLVRLVRAMSMNKLNVFHWHITDSHSFPLVVPSEAELAERGAYGEEMKYTAADVKKIVEHGMEHGVRVVPEIDMPAHTGSWGEAYPEIMSCANEFWWPAEADWADRLASEPATGQLNPLNPKTYQVVKNVISDVVAMFPDQFYHAGADEVAPNCWKTDPHIQDLLSNNQTTLSHVLEIFVNSTLPYILSKNRTVVYWEDVLLDDTVRVSPSSLPPQHVVLQSWNNGPNNTKRIVSAGYRAIVSSADYYYLDCGHGGFLGNDSEYDKPPGADQGSGGSWCAPFKTWQTIYNYDITYGLKEAEAKMVLGGEVALWSEQADSTVMDSRIWPRASAMAEALWSGNRDEMGKKRSGEAVDRLSEWRYRMVGRGIGAEPIQPLWCIKNPGMCNTVHDT